One stretch of Corynebacterium callunae DSM 20147 DNA includes these proteins:
- a CDS encoding SDR family oxidoreductase has protein sequence MSFRSAPTLNYHATHPQRRVLVTGASGYVGGRLITELLAAGFKVRATSRNLDSLRRFDWHEDVELVEADLSVAADVAKICAGIDVLYYLVHSMGNKNQDFEKVEENTAHNISQAAHSAGIQQIVYLSGLNPRGRTPADLSKHMRSRENVAQILLDAPVPALILRAATLIGSGSASFEIIRHLTERLPIMVAPSWINNYIEPLAIRDALHYLVLSADLRSAVNQACDIGCGKRYKFAELLKIYGEIRGLRRFVFSIPVNLPMDKLSGFWIGLVTPVPAELALPLAQSMAEDAVCEEHTISTIIPDPANGFIDYREAVKLAISAQESRGVPTSWDRSWTLNQSEIPKAWAARDTDPEWAGGQVFEDTRTASTELAATQIWPVIEGLGGSHGWYSAPKLWAIRGIADKLVGGPGLGGRRDPFRLAVGDRLDWWRVVEMEKPHHLVLQAEMKVDGNAWLTFELEENPTGGTTYTQRAIFEPKGLPGRLYWWAVSPFHAFIFPFMMRNIIKQAQSTPTAD, from the coding sequence ATGAGTTTTCGCTCCGCCCCTACTCTCAACTATCACGCTACTCACCCACAGAGAAGAGTCCTTGTTACCGGAGCTAGCGGTTATGTCGGCGGGCGCCTGATCACGGAGTTGCTTGCTGCAGGTTTTAAAGTTCGCGCTACCTCCCGAAATCTTGATAGCCTACGTCGCTTTGACTGGCACGAAGATGTGGAATTGGTGGAGGCCGACCTCAGTGTTGCCGCAGACGTTGCCAAAATTTGCGCAGGGATTGATGTGCTCTACTACTTGGTTCATTCCATGGGTAACAAGAACCAAGACTTTGAAAAAGTAGAGGAGAATACTGCCCATAATATTTCTCAGGCTGCGCACTCAGCGGGAATACAACAGATTGTTTATCTTTCCGGACTAAACCCCCGCGGACGCACACCCGCAGATCTTTCAAAACATATGCGTTCTCGGGAAAACGTCGCTCAGATTCTGCTGGACGCACCTGTACCTGCGCTTATTCTCCGCGCAGCAACGCTGATCGGATCAGGATCTGCATCCTTCGAGATCATTCGCCATCTCACCGAACGACTGCCAATCATGGTGGCTCCCTCATGGATCAATAACTATATTGAACCCCTGGCTATCCGTGATGCTTTACATTATTTGGTGCTCAGCGCAGACCTTCGTTCCGCAGTTAATCAAGCCTGCGATATTGGCTGTGGCAAGCGCTATAAATTTGCAGAGTTATTGAAGATTTATGGCGAAATCCGAGGCCTGCGTCGTTTTGTGTTTTCTATCCCGGTAAATCTTCCAATGGACAAACTCTCCGGTTTTTGGATTGGGCTGGTCACTCCAGTTCCAGCTGAATTAGCTCTGCCGCTAGCGCAGTCCATGGCAGAAGATGCCGTATGCGAAGAACACACTATTTCCACGATCATCCCCGATCCAGCAAACGGGTTTATCGACTATCGCGAGGCAGTGAAATTGGCTATTAGCGCTCAGGAATCCCGCGGAGTTCCCACTTCCTGGGACCGTAGTTGGACATTAAACCAAAGCGAGATCCCCAAAGCATGGGCAGCTCGTGACACCGATCCGGAGTGGGCTGGCGGCCAGGTTTTTGAAGATACTAGAACCGCCTCGACAGAACTTGCTGCTACACAAATTTGGCCAGTGATCGAAGGCCTCGGAGGTTCCCACGGATGGTACTCTGCCCCTAAATTATGGGCGATTCGTGGCATTGCCGATAAGTTGGTCGGAGGTCCTGGCCTAGGAGGACGGCGAGATCCCTTCCGTCTAGCTGTTGGAGATCGTCTGGATTGGTGGCGCGTAGTGGAGATGGAAAAGCCCCATCATTTGGTACTGCAAGCAGAGATGAAAGTTGATGGCAACGCCTGGCTCACCTTTGAATTAGAAGAAAATCCCACTGGTGGCACAACCTATACCCAACGCGCCATTTTTGAGCCTAAAGGTTTGCCTGGCCGTCTCTACTGGTGGGCAGTCAGCCCTTTTCATGCCTTCATTTTCCCGTTTATGATGCGCAACATCATTAAGCAGGCACAATCCACTCCTACCGCTGACTAG